One region of Intestinimonas massiliensis (ex Afouda et al. 2020) genomic DNA includes:
- the nifJ gene encoding pyruvate:ferredoxin (flavodoxin) oxidoreductase, which produces MARNKKSMDGNTAAAHVSYAFTEVAGIYPITPSSPMADNVDQWAAAGRKNIFGTTVKVVEMQSEAGAAGTVHGSLNAGALTTTYTASQGLLLMIPNMYKIAGELLPCVFHVSARTVAAQSLNIFGDHSDVMACRQTGFAMLAETNPQEVMDLGAVAHLAAIKGRVPFLNFFDGFRTSHEIQKIEIWDYDDLKDMVDMDAVKAFRERALNPEHPTMRGSHENGDIFFQHREACNSYYEAVPEIVEEYMGKVNAKLGTDYQLFNYYGAADADRVIIAMGSICDVTEEVIDYLNAHGEKVGLVKVRLYRPFRADKLLSAIPATAKKIAVLDRTKEPGAQGDPLYLDVVTAFANAGRQATIIGGRYGLGSKDTPPRSVFAVYEELAKDAPKKEFTIGIVDDVTGLSLPEHDCPNTAAAGTIECKFWGLGGDGTVGANKNSIKIIGDHTDKYVQAYFQYDSKKTGGVTISHLRFGDKPIKSPYYINKADFVACHVPAYIIKAFPMVRDVKDGGTFLINCQWSDEEIDKHMPAVAKRYIAEHHINVYTIDAIDLAAKIGMGKRTNTILQSAFFALANVMPQAEAIGYMKDAATHSYLKKGQDVVDMNHKAIDTGATAFKKFNVPASWATAEDVKKEESLEGRAETVKMVQEIMEPVGRMDGDSLPVSAFTKHVDGTFEQGAAAYEKRGVAVNVPVWDETKCIQCNQCSYVCPHATIRPYALTEEEAKNAPEAAKIVDIKAGKGKGVYKFSLAVSPLDCMGCSVCVSVCPVKALEMVPQESQAAQQPVFDYMVAKVADKPDVADTTSVKGSQFNQPLLEFSGSCAGCAETSYARLITQVCGDRMYISNATGCSSIWGGPAATSPYTVNKCGHGPAWANSLFEDNAEHGLGIFYGQKAIRDRLAEQTKALIAIDYTDDAIKAAGQEWLDTMADGAANGEATKKYVAALEAVVKADCGCEACTLGREILASKEYLSKKSIWIFGGDGWAYDIGYGGLDHVIASGEDVNIMVFDTEVYSNTGGQASKSTNFGAVAQFAAAGKATAKKSLAEIAMQYGYVYVAQVAMGANPAQTLKAINEAEAYHGPSLIIGYAPCEMHSIKGGMANCQSEMKKAVDCGYWNLFRFNPALKAEGKSPFTLDSKAPAGGYQEFLMNEARYSALTRSFPERAKVLFAESEESAKARYEHLVKLQALYA; this is translated from the coding sequence ATGGCAAGAAATAAGAAGTCCATGGACGGCAACACCGCCGCAGCGCACGTATCCTATGCGTTTACCGAGGTGGCCGGCATCTACCCCATCACCCCCTCCAGCCCGATGGCCGACAACGTTGACCAGTGGGCCGCTGCGGGCAGAAAGAACATTTTTGGCACTACCGTGAAGGTGGTGGAGATGCAGTCCGAGGCCGGCGCCGCCGGTACTGTGCACGGCTCCCTGAACGCGGGCGCCCTGACCACCACGTACACCGCTTCTCAGGGCCTGCTGCTGATGATCCCCAACATGTATAAGATCGCCGGCGAGCTGCTGCCCTGCGTTTTCCACGTCTCCGCCCGTACCGTGGCCGCCCAGAGCCTGAACATCTTCGGCGACCACTCCGACGTCATGGCCTGCCGCCAGACCGGCTTCGCCATGCTGGCCGAGACCAACCCCCAGGAGGTCATGGACCTGGGCGCCGTCGCCCACCTGGCCGCCATCAAGGGCCGCGTCCCCTTCCTGAACTTCTTTGACGGGTTCCGTACCTCCCACGAGATCCAGAAGATCGAGATCTGGGACTACGACGACCTGAAGGATATGGTGGACATGGACGCCGTCAAGGCCTTCCGCGAGCGGGCCCTGAACCCCGAGCATCCCACCATGCGCGGCTCCCATGAGAACGGCGACATCTTCTTCCAGCACCGCGAGGCCTGCAACAGCTACTACGAGGCGGTCCCCGAGATCGTCGAGGAGTACATGGGCAAGGTCAACGCCAAGCTGGGCACCGACTATCAGCTCTTCAACTACTACGGCGCCGCCGATGCCGACCGCGTCATCATCGCCATGGGCTCCATCTGCGACGTGACCGAGGAAGTCATTGACTACCTGAACGCCCACGGCGAGAAGGTCGGCCTGGTAAAGGTCCGCCTGTACCGGCCCTTCCGCGCCGACAAGCTGCTCTCCGCCATCCCCGCCACCGCCAAGAAGATTGCCGTGCTGGACCGCACCAAGGAGCCCGGCGCCCAGGGTGATCCCCTGTATCTGGACGTGGTGACCGCCTTCGCCAACGCCGGTCGTCAGGCCACCATCATCGGCGGCCGTTACGGCCTGGGTTCCAAGGATACGCCTCCCCGCAGCGTGTTCGCCGTGTATGAGGAGCTGGCCAAGGACGCCCCCAAGAAGGAATTCACCATCGGCATCGTGGACGACGTCACCGGTCTGTCCCTGCCCGAGCACGACTGCCCCAACACCGCCGCGGCCGGCACCATCGAGTGCAAGTTCTGGGGCCTGGGCGGTGACGGTACTGTGGGCGCCAACAAGAACTCCATCAAGATCATCGGCGACCACACCGACAAGTACGTCCAGGCGTACTTCCAGTATGACTCCAAGAAGACCGGCGGCGTGACCATCAGCCACCTGCGCTTCGGCGACAAGCCCATCAAGAGCCCCTACTACATCAACAAGGCCGACTTCGTGGCCTGCCACGTCCCCGCTTACATCATCAAGGCATTCCCCATGGTCCGCGACGTGAAGGACGGCGGTACCTTCCTCATCAACTGCCAGTGGTCGGATGAGGAGATCGACAAGCACATGCCCGCCGTGGCCAAGCGCTACATCGCCGAGCACCACATCAACGTCTACACCATCGACGCCATCGACCTGGCCGCCAAGATCGGCATGGGCAAGCGCACCAACACCATCCTGCAGTCCGCCTTCTTTGCTCTGGCCAACGTGATGCCCCAGGCAGAGGCCATCGGCTACATGAAGGACGCCGCCACCCACTCCTACCTGAAGAAGGGCCAGGACGTGGTGGATATGAACCACAAGGCCATCGATACCGGCGCCACCGCCTTCAAGAAGTTCAATGTTCCTGCCTCCTGGGCCACCGCCGAGGATGTGAAGAAGGAAGAGAGCCTGGAGGGCCGCGCCGAGACCGTGAAGATGGTCCAGGAGATCATGGAGCCTGTGGGCCGCATGGACGGCGACAGCCTGCCCGTCTCCGCCTTTACCAAGCACGTGGACGGCACCTTCGAGCAGGGCGCCGCCGCCTATGAGAAGCGCGGCGTGGCCGTGAACGTGCCCGTGTGGGACGAGACCAAGTGCATCCAGTGCAACCAGTGCTCCTACGTCTGCCCCCACGCCACCATCCGTCCCTACGCGCTGACCGAGGAGGAGGCCAAGAACGCCCCCGAGGCCGCCAAGATCGTGGATATCAAGGCCGGCAAGGGTAAGGGCGTCTACAAGTTCTCCCTGGCGGTCAGCCCCCTGGACTGCATGGGCTGCTCCGTCTGCGTCAGCGTCTGCCCCGTGAAGGCGCTGGAGATGGTGCCCCAGGAATCCCAGGCCGCTCAGCAGCCCGTGTTCGACTACATGGTGGCCAAGGTGGCCGACAAGCCCGACGTGGCCGACACCACCTCCGTTAAGGGCAGCCAGTTTAACCAGCCTCTGCTGGAGTTCTCCGGCTCCTGCGCCGGCTGCGCTGAGACCAGCTACGCCCGCCTGATTACCCAGGTCTGCGGCGACCGGATGTATATCTCCAACGCCACCGGCTGCTCCTCCATCTGGGGCGGTCCCGCCGCGACCTCTCCCTACACCGTCAACAAGTGCGGCCATGGTCCCGCCTGGGCCAACTCCCTGTTCGAGGACAACGCCGAGCACGGCCTGGGTATTTTCTACGGCCAGAAGGCTATTCGTGACCGCCTGGCGGAGCAGACCAAGGCCCTGATCGCCATCGACTACACCGACGACGCCATCAAGGCGGCCGGCCAGGAGTGGCTGGACACCATGGCCGACGGCGCTGCCAACGGCGAGGCGACCAAGAAGTATGTGGCCGCTCTGGAGGCCGTTGTGAAGGCCGACTGCGGCTGCGAGGCCTGCACGCTGGGCCGCGAGATCCTGGCCAGCAAGGAGTACCTGTCCAAGAAGTCCATCTGGATCTTCGGCGGCGACGGCTGGGCCTACGACATCGGCTACGGCGGCCTGGACCACGTCATCGCCTCCGGCGAGGACGTGAACATCATGGTTTTCGACACCGAGGTGTACTCCAACACCGGCGGTCAGGCCTCCAAGTCCACCAACTTCGGCGCTGTCGCTCAGTTCGCCGCGGCTGGCAAGGCTACCGCCAAGAAGTCCCTGGCCGAGATCGCCATGCAGTACGGCTACGTCTACGTGGCTCAGGTGGCCATGGGCGCTAATCCCGCCCAGACCCTGAAGGCCATCAACGAGGCCGAGGCCTATCACGGGCCCTCTCTGATCATCGGCTACGCCCCCTGCGAGATGCACTCCATCAAGGGCGGCATGGCCAACTGCCAGAGCGAGATGAAGAAGGCCGTGGACTGCGGCTACTGGAACCTGTTCCGGTTCAACCCCGCTCTGAAGGCCGAGGGCAAGAGCCCCTTCACCCTGGACTCCAAGGCCCCCGCCGGCGGCTATCAGGAGTTCCTGATGAACGAGGCCCGCTACTCCGCACTGACCCGCTCCTTCCCCGAGCGCGCCAAGGTGCTGTTTGCCGAGTCCGAAGAGTCCGCCAAGGCCCGCTACGAGCATCTGGTCAAGCTCCAGGCTCTGTACGCCTAA
- a CDS encoding YifB family Mg chelatase-like AAA ATPase yields the protein MLCKLRSLGLQGVTGYEVTAECDLSGGLPNFDIVGLPDAAVKEARERVRSAVKNCGFSFPVSRITVNLAPANRRKAGTVYDLPILVGLLRAGGQLPDGDWTRQAAFVGELSLSGELRPVQGMLPMALAARRAGIGALYVPADSAPEATLAGGLAVYPVEHVSQLVRHLRGEEPLSPARPWKPPPEAGGGPDFADVKGQAPVKRALEIAAAGGHNIAMVGPPGSGKSMLARRLPSILPGMTEREALEATAIHSVLGLTGRDRPLLTRRPFRSPHHTISATGMSGGGTPLPRPGEISLAHNGVLFLDELPEFHKDVLEALRQPLEDGQVQISRSAGSEVFPARFMLVCAMNPCKCGWYGYSDRCRCSPGEVERYLGRLSGPLLDRIDLYVDVPPLEYEELSRRGQAESSAAIRRRVNAARAIQTARFGPDGPDCNAHMGPPELLACCALDEDCRAVMKGAYERMGLTARSHDRILRVARTIADLEGGGPIQVSHLAEAIQYRASGYLQR from the coding sequence GTGCTGTGCAAGCTGCGTTCCCTGGGGCTTCAGGGCGTGACCGGCTATGAGGTGACGGCGGAGTGCGACCTGTCCGGCGGTCTGCCCAACTTCGACATCGTCGGACTCCCCGACGCCGCCGTCAAGGAGGCCCGGGAGCGGGTGCGCTCGGCGGTGAAGAACTGCGGGTTTTCCTTCCCGGTCTCCCGCATCACCGTCAACCTGGCCCCCGCCAACCGGCGCAAGGCGGGCACGGTGTACGACCTGCCCATCCTGGTGGGGCTCCTGCGGGCCGGCGGGCAGCTCCCCGACGGGGACTGGACGCGGCAGGCCGCCTTTGTGGGGGAGCTCTCCCTGTCCGGGGAGCTGCGGCCGGTGCAGGGGATGCTGCCCATGGCCCTGGCGGCCCGGCGCGCGGGCATCGGGGCGCTGTACGTCCCGGCGGACTCCGCCCCCGAGGCCACCCTGGCCGGAGGGCTGGCCGTCTACCCGGTGGAGCACGTCTCCCAACTGGTCCGCCATCTGCGGGGGGAGGAGCCCCTCTCCCCTGCCCGGCCCTGGAAGCCGCCGCCGGAGGCCGGGGGCGGCCCCGACTTTGCCGACGTAAAGGGGCAGGCCCCAGTGAAGCGGGCACTGGAGATCGCCGCCGCCGGGGGCCATAACATCGCCATGGTGGGTCCGCCCGGCTCCGGCAAGTCCATGCTGGCCCGGAGGCTGCCCTCCATCCTGCCCGGCATGACCGAGCGGGAGGCCTTGGAGGCCACCGCCATCCACTCGGTGCTGGGCCTCACCGGCAGGGACCGGCCCCTGCTGACCCGGCGGCCCTTCCGCTCCCCCCACCACACCATCTCCGCCACCGGCATGTCCGGCGGCGGGACCCCGCTGCCCCGGCCGGGGGAAATCTCCCTGGCCCACAACGGGGTGCTCTTTCTGGATGAGCTGCCCGAGTTCCACAAGGACGTGCTGGAGGCCCTGCGCCAGCCGTTGGAGGACGGGCAGGTCCAGATCTCCCGCTCAGCGGGCAGCGAGGTGTTCCCCGCCCGGTTCATGCTGGTGTGCGCCATGAACCCCTGCAAATGCGGCTGGTACGGCTATTCGGACCGGTGCCGCTGCTCCCCCGGCGAGGTGGAGCGGTATCTGGGCAGACTGTCCGGCCCCCTGCTGGACCGCATCGACCTGTACGTGGATGTGCCGCCCCTGGAATATGAGGAGCTCTCCCGCCGGGGGCAGGCCGAGTCCTCTGCCGCCATCCGGCGTCGGGTGAATGCCGCCCGGGCCATCCAGACCGCTCGGTTCGGTCCGGACGGCCCCGACTGCAACGCCCACATGGGTCCCCCCGAGCTGCTGGCCTGCTGCGCCCTGGACGAGGACTGCCGGGCCGTGATGAAGGGGGCCTACGAGCGCATGGGCCTCACCGCCCGGAGCCACGACCGCATCCTGCGGGTGGCCCGCACCATCGCCGACCTGGAGGGCGGCGGCCCCATCCAGGTCTCGCACCTGGCGGAGGCCATCCAGTATCGGGCCAGCGGATATTTACAGCGCTGA
- the thiI gene encoding tRNA uracil 4-sulfurtransferase ThiI, protein MTEMILLKLGELVLKGANRYTFEDKLKSNLARRLKSHGKFRVYSRQSTTYIEPLSDECDMDAAYDVAKKVFGAVGVSRAKACAKTKEAMLETVRTYLAGNLVGEKTFKVESKRADKSFPMTSIQLSQWVGGELDELYPNLHVDVHNPALTIHLEVRDYAAFVHADPEPGAGGLPVGTSGRAMSLLSGGIDSPVASWMMAKRGVALEMVHFYSYPYTSPEAKEKVLDLARLLTPWTGRLIVHVVPFTHIQEELRRACPEELFTLLMRRFMMRIAEGMARRTGCRALVTGESLGQVASQTMDAMAVTGAVASLPVFRPLVGMDKEEVVRIARKIGTFETSILPYEDCCTVFTPRHPRTRPHLDEIEAAEAVLDVEALVQEALDATERVKIG, encoded by the coding sequence ATGACCGAAATGATCCTGCTCAAGCTGGGCGAGCTGGTCCTGAAGGGGGCCAACCGCTACACCTTTGAGGACAAGCTGAAATCCAACCTGGCCCGGCGGCTCAAGTCCCACGGCAAATTCCGGGTCTACTCCCGCCAGTCCACCACCTACATCGAGCCCCTCAGCGACGAGTGCGACATGGATGCCGCCTACGACGTGGCCAAGAAGGTCTTCGGCGCGGTGGGTGTCAGCCGGGCCAAGGCCTGCGCCAAGACCAAGGAGGCTATGCTGGAGACGGTACGGACCTATCTGGCCGGCAATCTGGTGGGGGAAAAGACCTTTAAGGTGGAGTCCAAGCGGGCCGACAAGTCCTTTCCCATGACCTCCATCCAGCTCTCCCAGTGGGTGGGGGGCGAGCTGGACGAACTCTACCCCAACCTGCATGTAGACGTCCACAACCCCGCGCTGACCATCCACCTGGAGGTCCGGGACTACGCCGCCTTTGTCCACGCCGACCCCGAGCCCGGCGCGGGCGGGCTCCCCGTGGGCACCAGCGGGCGGGCCATGTCCCTGCTCTCCGGCGGCATCGACTCGCCGGTGGCCTCCTGGATGATGGCCAAGCGGGGGGTGGCCCTGGAGATGGTCCACTTCTACTCCTACCCCTACACCTCCCCTGAAGCCAAGGAGAAGGTGCTGGACCTGGCCCGGCTGCTGACCCCCTGGACCGGGCGGCTCATCGTCCACGTGGTCCCCTTCACCCACATCCAGGAGGAGCTGCGCCGCGCCTGTCCGGAGGAGCTGTTTACCCTGCTGATGCGCCGGTTCATGATGCGCATCGCCGAGGGTATGGCCCGCCGCACCGGCTGCCGGGCCCTGGTCACCGGCGAGTCTCTGGGCCAGGTGGCCTCCCAGACCATGGACGCCATGGCGGTCACCGGAGCGGTCGCCTCCCTGCCCGTGTTCCGGCCTCTGGTGGGCATGGACAAGGAGGAGGTGGTCCGCATCGCCCGAAAAATCGGCACCTTCGAGACCTCCATCCTCCCCTATGAGGACTGCTGCACCGTCTTTACGCCCCGCCACCCCCGCACCCGGCCCCACCTGGACGAGATCGAGGCCGCCGAGGCCGTCCTGGACGTGGAGGCCCTGGTGCAGGAAGCCCTGGACGCCACCGAGCGGGTAAAGATCGGGTAG
- a CDS encoding competence/damage-inducible protein A gives MSHTAELIAVGTELLLGNIANTDAQMISQGLSGIGINVFYHTVVGDNPERLRAAVEIAKRRADILITTGGLGPTCDDLTKNVLAAAFGKKLVFDEASAQRIRAYFQKLHARRPMTENNLQQAMLPEGCTVLSNDWGTAPGCAFEAEGVRVVMLPGPPRECREMFTHRALPYLQNLADGTILSRSLRIFGMGESAVESLLRDRMNAMTNPTLAPYAKEGEVELRITAKAPVEAQARDLIAPVEAELRALLGDVVYGADVPSIQAVAFALLEAQGLTLGAAESCTGGLVAKCITDLPGASGVFKGGVVSYTNEVKHGVLGVPRELLDQFGAVSPQVAEAMARGARRVLGADLAVSTTGVAGPDPDDRGNPVGLVYVALAGPDFCHVRELHLGGVRESIRIRAAGSAFDLVRRYLTGLDLNESDGRRFADRLP, from the coding sequence ATGTCCCACACAGCCGAACTCATCGCCGTGGGCACCGAGCTGCTCCTCGGCAACATCGCCAACACCGACGCCCAAATGATCTCCCAGGGACTCAGTGGCATCGGCATCAACGTCTTCTACCACACGGTGGTGGGCGACAACCCGGAGCGGCTGCGCGCCGCGGTGGAGATCGCCAAGCGGCGGGCCGACATCCTCATCACCACCGGCGGCCTGGGCCCCACCTGTGACGATCTGACCAAGAACGTACTGGCCGCCGCCTTCGGCAAAAAGCTGGTCTTTGACGAGGCGTCGGCCCAGCGCATCCGTGCCTATTTTCAAAAGCTCCACGCCCGCCGGCCCATGACCGAGAACAACCTCCAGCAGGCCATGCTGCCCGAGGGCTGCACCGTTCTCTCCAACGACTGGGGCACTGCCCCCGGCTGCGCCTTCGAAGCGGAGGGGGTCCGGGTGGTCATGCTCCCCGGTCCACCCCGGGAGTGCCGGGAGATGTTCACCCACCGGGCCCTGCCCTATCTGCAAAATCTGGCCGACGGCACCATTCTCTCCCGCTCGCTGCGGATCTTCGGTATGGGGGAGTCCGCCGTGGAGTCTCTGCTCCGGGACCGGATGAACGCCATGACCAACCCCACCCTGGCCCCCTATGCCAAGGAGGGGGAGGTGGAGCTGCGCATCACCGCCAAGGCCCCGGTGGAGGCCCAGGCCCGGGACCTGATCGCCCCGGTGGAGGCGGAGCTGCGCGCTCTGCTGGGCGACGTGGTCTACGGCGCCGATGTGCCCAGCATCCAGGCCGTGGCCTTCGCCCTGCTGGAGGCCCAGGGGCTGACCCTGGGCGCGGCGGAATCCTGTACCGGCGGGCTGGTGGCCAAGTGCATCACCGATCTGCCCGGGGCCTCCGGCGTGTTCAAGGGCGGCGTGGTGAGCTATACCAACGAGGTCAAGCACGGCGTGCTGGGGGTGCCCCGTGAGCTGCTGGACCAATTCGGCGCGGTGTCGCCCCAGGTGGCCGAAGCCATGGCCCGGGGGGCCCGCCGGGTGCTGGGCGCCGACCTGGCCGTCTCCACCACCGGCGTGGCCGGCCCCGACCCCGACGACCGGGGCAATCCGGTGGGACTGGTTTACGTGGCGCTGGCCGGACCGGACTTCTGCCATGTCCGGGAACTCCACCTGGGCGGCGTGCGGGAGAGCATCCGCATCCGGGCGGCGGGCAGCGCCTTTGACCTCGTCCGCCGGTACCTCACCGGGCTGGACCTGAACGAAAGCGACGGGCGGCGGTTTGCCGATCGCCTTCCCTGA
- a CDS encoding WG repeat-containing protein: protein MTRTRRRILSLCLTLALVAGAMAAAVQAASGEPEQTTEPERGTMTYTEPIAPQYEAAKLFSEGLAAVRQGGKWGYIATDGETAIPFAYDFACPFSEGKAVVGREEETGLALGFVDHDGNYTPFTGWGKPLLVQSEDWQADTDCYFYNGFVRLPAGAGWALYDAAGQAMGAQLVPLHTMTEGLTPGYSASARLGRGYVDRDGQAVLYWNGPEYFGAPVTTADGLRAQSYRFVSGVLPFNQGLAPVWQGTADASQNWAVTYRLGFIDRAGEWAILPAYTNCFVSGSDAAWEVFGETGLAMVQNEAGLYGAIDKTGRTALPFQYQELWPYSEGLAPFRLGGKYGYLNPSGQTAIPARYERATGFSGGYAAVYDGERAFLIDRRGREVTGSDKLDTETYFREGADGTKTAVNPGEYVVIEEGGQYGFGRLEFLPPLPEAGEMDAWAYGEVVAAVEADLVPVELQCLYRQNITRAQFCTLIVQVVQRSEGKDIRTVVREETGRSLYDWVGDYPFADTAGADVMAAYALGIVSGRGEGTFDPYAPITRQEAAAFLYRTAKVLGMETAGAAESAFADHDQVGVWFRDAVAFAADRGVMGSTGANRFSPLAGYTREQSFVTVHRLFQALEGEE from the coding sequence ATGACGCGCACGCGCAGACGCATCCTGTCTCTGTGCCTGACCCTGGCGCTGGTGGCGGGGGCTATGGCCGCCGCCGTCCAGGCCGCCTCGGGCGAGCCGGAGCAGACGACGGAGCCCGAGCGGGGGACCATGACCTATACCGAACCCATCGCCCCCCAGTATGAGGCCGCCAAGCTCTTTTCCGAGGGCCTGGCCGCCGTCCGCCAAGGGGGAAAGTGGGGCTATATTGCCACCGACGGCGAGACCGCCATCCCCTTTGCGTACGACTTTGCCTGCCCCTTCAGCGAGGGCAAGGCCGTGGTGGGCCGGGAGGAGGAGACCGGCCTGGCCCTGGGCTTCGTGGACCACGACGGAAACTATACCCCCTTCACCGGCTGGGGCAAGCCCCTGCTGGTCCAGTCGGAGGACTGGCAGGCCGACACCGACTGCTACTTCTACAACGGCTTTGTCCGCCTGCCCGCCGGCGCCGGCTGGGCGCTGTACGACGCCGCAGGGCAGGCCATGGGCGCCCAGCTTGTCCCCCTGCACACCATGACTGAGGGGCTGACCCCCGGCTACTCCGCCTCCGCCCGGCTGGGCCGGGGATACGTGGACCGGGACGGCCAGGCCGTCCTCTACTGGAACGGGCCGGAGTACTTCGGCGCTCCCGTCACCACCGCCGACGGCCTGCGGGCCCAGAGCTACCGCTTCGTCAGCGGGGTGCTGCCCTTCAACCAGGGGCTGGCCCCCGTATGGCAGGGCACCGCAGATGCCTCCCAGAATTGGGCGGTCACCTATCGCCTGGGCTTTATCGACCGGGCCGGGGAATGGGCCATCCTGCCCGCCTACACCAACTGCTTCGTCTCCGGCTCCGACGCCGCCTGGGAGGTATTTGGTGAGACCGGCCTGGCCATGGTCCAGAACGAGGCGGGACTCTACGGCGCCATCGACAAGACCGGCCGGACCGCCCTGCCCTTCCAGTACCAGGAGCTGTGGCCCTACAGCGAGGGCCTGGCCCCCTTCCGGCTGGGCGGGAAGTACGGCTATCTGAACCCATCCGGGCAGACGGCCATCCCCGCCCGATACGAGCGGGCTACCGGCTTCTCGGGCGGCTACGCCGCCGTGTACGACGGGGAGCGGGCCTTCCTCATCGACCGGCGGGGCCGGGAGGTGACCGGCTCCGACAAGCTGGACACCGAGACCTACTTCCGGGAGGGGGCGGACGGCACCAAGACCGCCGTCAACCCCGGCGAGTATGTGGTCATCGAGGAGGGGGGACAGTACGGCTTCGGCCGCCTGGAGTTCCTGCCCCCCCTGCCGGAGGCCGGAGAGATGGACGCCTGGGCCTATGGCGAGGTGGTGGCCGCCGTGGAGGCGGACCTGGTGCCGGTGGAGCTCCAGTGCCTGTACCGGCAGAACATCACCCGGGCCCAGTTCTGTACCCTCATCGTCCAGGTGGTCCAGCGGTCGGAGGGAAAGGATATCCGGACGGTGGTCCGGGAGGAGACCGGCCGGAGCCTCTACGACTGGGTGGGGGACTACCCCTTTGCCGACACCGCCGGGGCGGACGTGATGGCGGCCTACGCGCTGGGCATCGTCAGCGGCCGGGGCGAGGGGACCTTCGATCCCTACGCCCCCATCACCCGGCAGGAGGCCGCCGCCTTCCTCTACCGGACCGCCAAGGTCCTGGGCATGGAGACGGCCGGGGCGGCGGAGAGCGCCTTTGCCGACCATGACCAGGTGGGGGTGTGGTTCCGGGACGCGGTGGCCTTTGCCGCCGACCGGGGCGTCATGGGCAGCACCGGGGCAAACCGCTTTTCCCCCCTGGCGGGCTACACCAGGGAACAGTCCTTCGTCACCGTCCACCGGCTGTTTCAGGCCCTGGAGGGGGAAGAATAG
- a CDS encoding 1-aminocyclopropane-1-carboxylate deaminase/D-cysteine desulfhydrase: METTAQVHARLSTLPRAALGFFPTPFHRAENLSRELGIDLWIKRDDLTGMSLFGGNKVRKLEYVLGEARARGCDTVVSYGATQSNCAMQVATACRRLGMRPILYLVAIVEPAELRANLLLDYVLDAEVHLVPLNGGTEEEAEEEAVRLGRAHMARLEGEGHICCEVPMGAAQPLGSAGFIGGWAELLDQCCGQGIAPDYLFLGTGTGGTLAGLAAGRKLMGGPEIVAVNVSPKDEGYPARTAELGTRALRAIGSDENLRPEDFRTDLGYYGAGYEAPAPAATAAIRRLARTEGILVDPVYTGKALSGLIDYAEQGKIPRGSTVVFWHTGGATALFAEPEMVGPVADGRAL; this comes from the coding sequence ATGGAGACCACCGCGCAAGTACACGCCCGCCTGTCCACCCTGCCCCGGGCGGCGCTGGGCTTTTTCCCCACCCCCTTCCACCGGGCGGAAAATCTGTCCCGGGAGCTGGGCATCGATCTGTGGATCAAACGGGACGACCTGACCGGCATGAGCCTGTTCGGCGGCAACAAGGTCCGCAAGCTGGAGTATGTGCTGGGGGAGGCCCGGGCCCGGGGCTGCGACACCGTGGTCAGCTACGGCGCCACCCAGTCCAACTGCGCCATGCAGGTGGCCACCGCCTGCCGCCGCCTGGGGATGCGGCCTATTCTGTATCTGGTGGCCATCGTGGAGCCCGCCGAGCTGCGGGCCAACCTCCTGCTGGATTATGTGCTGGACGCCGAGGTCCATCTGGTCCCCCTGAACGGCGGCACGGAGGAGGAGGCCGAGGAGGAGGCCGTCCGGCTGGGCCGGGCCCACATGGCCCGCCTGGAGGGGGAGGGGCACATCTGCTGCGAGGTGCCCATGGGGGCCGCCCAGCCCCTGGGCTCCGCCGGCTTCATCGGCGGCTGGGCCGAGCTGCTGGACCAGTGCTGCGGCCAGGGTATTGCGCCGGACTATCTGTTCTTGGGCACCGGCACCGGCGGCACACTGGCCGGGCTGGCCGCCGGGCGGAAGCTGATGGGCGGGCCGGAGATCGTGGCCGTCAACGTCAGCCCCAAGGACGAGGGCTACCCCGCCCGCACGGCGGAGCTGGGCACCCGGGCCCTGAGGGCCATCGGTTCGGACGAGAACCTGCGGCCGGAGGACTTCCGGACCGACCTGGGCTACTACGGCGCGGGCTACGAGGCGCCCGCTCCTGCCGCCACTGCCGCCATCCGGCGTCTGGCCCGCACCGAGGGCATTTTGGTGGACCCGGTGTACACCGGAAAGGCCCTCTCCGGGCTCATCGACTACGCCGAACAGGGCAAGATCCCCCGGGGCTCCACCGTGGTGTTCTGGCACACCGGCGGAGCAACCGCCCTCTTTGCCGAGCCGGAAATGGTGGGCCCGGTGGCGGACGGGAGGGCCCTGTGA
- a CDS encoding helix-turn-helix domain-containing protein: MKQVRLKLDRYLDERGISRYELAQRSKIKYQTIDGYYKNTVVRYDAYNLSRIITALDCDLTDILEVVENGEA, from the coding sequence ATGAAGCAGGTTCGTCTGAAGCTGGACCGCTATTTGGATGAGCGCGGCATAAGTCGGTACGAGCTTGCGCAGAGGTCAAAAATCAAATATCAGACCATTGATGGGTATTATAAAAATACCGTTGTCCGATATGATGCCTATAACCTGTCGCGGATCATCACCGCGCTGGACTGCGACCTGACCGACATCCTGGAGGTCGTGGAGAACGGCGAAGCTTGA